The Equus caballus isolate H_3958 breed thoroughbred chromosome 12, TB-T2T, whole genome shotgun sequence genome contains a region encoding:
- the C12H11orf91 gene encoding uncharacterized protein C11orf91 homolog, with the protein MPKGRRGSQSPTMSQRPAPPLYFPSLYDRGVSSSPLSDFNIWKKLFVPLKAGGAPAGGAAGGRALPQAAPASVPPPPPGLGPRSERPCPPPWPSGLASIPYEPLRFFYSPPPGPEVAASALAPGPTTPGLASASHPEELCELEIRIKELELLTITGDGFDSQRYKFLKALKDEKLQGLKTRQPAKKPASLS; encoded by the exons ATGCCGAAGGGGCGGCGCGGCAGCCAGAGCCCCACGATGAGCCAgcggccggccccgcccctctACTTCCCGTCCCTCTACGACCGCGGCGTCTCTTCGTCCCCGCTCAGCGACTTCAACATCTGGAAGAAGCTCTTCGTGCCGCTGAAGGCGGGCGGGGCACCagcgggcggggcggcggggggtCGGGCCCTGCCCCAGGCGGCCCCGGCCTCAgtgcccccgccgccgcccggcctGGGCCCCCGCAGCGAGCGCCCCTGCCCCCCGCCCTGGCCCTCCGGCCTGGCCTCCATCCCCTACGAGCCTCTGCGCTTCTTCTACTCGCCGCCGCCGGGGCCCGAGGTGGCTGCCTCTGCTCTGGCCCCAGGCCCCACGACCCCCGGGCTGGCTTCTGCCTCCCACCCCGAGGAGCTGTGTGAGCTGGAGATCCGGATTAAGGAGCTGGAGCTGCTCACCATCACTGGGGACGGTTTCGACTCCCAGCGCT ATAAATTCTTGAAGGCGCTGAAAGATGAGAAGTTACAAGGACTGAAGACCAGGCAGCCTGCAAAGAAGCCGGCCTCTCTCTCCTGA